A stretch of Crossiella cryophila DNA encodes these proteins:
- a CDS encoding M15 family metallopeptidase: MPSLSPDSAIEIPHGDRHGPPGLTMADGSVPDGVTVFVTDIPAVTKLKPALLDALRKAAKDAEEVGIQFVVNSGWRSAEHQERMLRDAVSKYGSKEEAARWVATAEKSLHVSGDAVDLGPAKATTWLAKHGAEYGLCRIYGNEPWHFELRPKAVRNGCPLPYADPTQDPRMRR; the protein is encoded by the coding sequence TTGCCTTCCCTTTCGCCCGACTCGGCCATCGAAATCCCGCACGGCGACCGGCATGGCCCACCCGGTCTCACCATGGCCGACGGCTCCGTCCCTGACGGCGTGACGGTCTTCGTCACCGACATTCCGGCGGTGACCAAACTCAAACCGGCACTGCTCGACGCCCTGCGCAAGGCCGCGAAGGACGCCGAGGAGGTCGGCATCCAGTTCGTCGTCAACAGCGGCTGGCGTTCCGCGGAACACCAGGAACGGATGCTCCGCGACGCCGTCTCGAAGTACGGCTCGAAAGAGGAGGCCGCCCGCTGGGTGGCCACCGCGGAGAAATCGCTGCACGTCTCCGGGGACGCGGTCGACCTGGGGCCGGCCAAAGCTACGACGTGGCTGGCCAAACACGGCGCCGAGTACGGCCTGTGCCGGATCTACGGCAACGAGCCCTGGCATTTCGAGCTACGCCCCAAGGCCGTCCGGAACGGCTGTCCACTCCCGTACGCCGACCCAACCCAGGATCCGAGGATGCGACGATGA
- a CDS encoding phosphotriesterase family protein, producing MPTVHTLGGAKDPDQLGRTLMHEHVFIQDTEIMANYPHLWDESAEIDNAVARLQALRDTGISAIADPTVLGLGRDIPRLLRVAARVPELTIIVATGLYTYRDVPLTLHHRGPGTTLGGEDPLIPLFLRDLTEGIADTGVRAAFLKCAADIHGLTPDVTRVLHAVIAAHHQTGAPITVHTSVTNNTPLEVQDLLKAEGVDLSRVVLGHVGDTTDLDLLKRLADNGSYLGMDRFGLDLAITAEQRIETVRALCAAGYAERMVLSQDSCSHIDWFPPGVKEQILPNWRYDYLSGTVIPTLLSQGVPQSDIDQMLITNPRDYFTPA from the coding sequence ATGCCAACCGTGCACACCCTCGGCGGTGCGAAGGACCCGGACCAGCTCGGTCGCACCCTGATGCACGAGCACGTGTTCATCCAGGACACCGAGATCATGGCCAACTACCCGCACCTGTGGGACGAGTCCGCGGAGATCGACAACGCGGTGGCCCGGCTCCAGGCCCTGCGCGACACGGGCATCTCCGCCATCGCCGATCCCACCGTGCTGGGCCTGGGCCGGGACATCCCGCGCCTGCTCCGGGTGGCCGCGCGGGTGCCGGAGCTGACGATCATCGTCGCCACCGGCCTCTACACCTACCGCGACGTGCCGCTGACCCTGCACCACCGCGGCCCCGGCACCACCCTCGGCGGCGAGGACCCGCTGATCCCGCTGTTCCTGCGCGACCTCACCGAGGGCATCGCGGACACCGGGGTGCGTGCCGCGTTCCTCAAGTGCGCCGCCGACATCCACGGCCTGACCCCGGACGTCACCCGGGTGCTGCACGCGGTGATCGCCGCCCACCACCAGACCGGCGCGCCGATCACCGTGCACACCAGCGTCACCAACAACACGCCCCTGGAGGTCCAGGACCTGCTCAAGGCCGAGGGCGTGGACCTGTCCAGGGTGGTGCTCGGCCACGTCGGCGACACCACCGACCTGGATCTGCTGAAACGCCTGGCGGACAACGGTTCCTACCTCGGCATGGACCGCTTCGGGCTGGACCTGGCGATCACCGCCGAGCAGCGGATCGAGACCGTCCGGGCGCTGTGCGCGGCGGGTTACGCGGAGCGGATGGTGCTGTCCCAGGACAGTTGCAGCCACATCGACTGGTTCCCGCCCGGCGTCAAGGAACAGATTCTGCCCAACTGGCGCTACGACTACCTCAGCGGCACCGTCATCCCGACCCTGCTGTCCCAGGGCGTGCCGCAGTCGGACATCGACCAGATGCTGATCACCAACCCCCGCGACTACTTCACCCCCGCCTGA
- a CDS encoding helix-turn-helix domain-containing protein, with product MTSQRAGQVLGVNLRERREALGISLSELARRSGIAKGTLSQLESGSGNPTIETVFSLSNALDVPVSSLLTEQADPDVVVVRSADLEVLSGEAVDLRLLRRIEHGGAVVEVYDQRVRPGVVQESAGHPGFEHTAVVTGTLRVTVHGRVHEIGPGDYVRFRAGTPHQYAAVDGEVRSVLLLEHPAE from the coding sequence ATGACGAGTCAGCGGGCCGGTCAGGTGCTCGGCGTGAACCTGCGGGAACGGCGGGAGGCGCTGGGCATCTCGCTGTCCGAACTCGCCAGGCGATCCGGCATCGCCAAGGGCACGCTCTCCCAGCTGGAGTCCGGGTCGGGCAACCCCACCATCGAGACGGTGTTCAGTTTGTCGAACGCTCTTGATGTCCCGGTTTCCAGTTTGCTGACTGAACAGGCCGACCCGGACGTGGTGGTGGTGCGCTCGGCCGACCTGGAGGTGCTCAGCGGCGAGGCGGTTGATCTGCGCCTGCTCCGGCGGATCGAGCACGGCGGCGCGGTGGTGGAGGTCTACGACCAGCGGGTGCGACCGGGCGTGGTGCAGGAATCCGCAGGTCACCCGGGGTTCGAACATACCGCGGTGGTGACCGGGACGTTGCGCGTGACAGTGCACGGGCGAGTGCACGAGATCGGCCCAGGGGACTACGTGCGGTTCCGTGCGGGCACCCCGCACCAGTACGCGGCCGTGGACGGCGAGGTGCGCTCGGTGCTGCTGCTGGAGCACCCGGCTGAGTAG
- a CDS encoding tetratricopeptide repeat protein encodes MTSEFGRRSALRAMAALAGTAAAAPLLGQSALAQPGSGGDADALFKAGKFDQAGRAYEKILTTDPGNAHAARQRGYVGLLSNNFPDAEKYLTTAITLAPDNREANRLLADCYTRQDKFALAAPRCQAAGQESAAKLLAAFRGEPYQIHGDLARLPWKQLDPVPLMEVSLNGGPPKNLSFYTRVAPLTLSAKAAADAGLQVVSKDQIEFEGKIHWSYYGILDSLRLGEIELRNIPVRWSDGEARHGSDGLIGTWILYHFLTTIDYAGRALILRRRTPETARKVRADAERAGAEPLPLWLAREHLLFSRGSVVDSGPRVAGLNIGGSGEMMAGMTQETAKQLRVRIDHDRPLETSAGGQFLTTYPCYPREVRLGNATARDSYCYANDQPALGREGFDVLVHFSHSFYKPYNITLDFTAMTVHIARGKST; translated from the coding sequence ATGACCAGCGAATTCGGTAGACGTTCGGCGTTGCGGGCGATGGCCGCACTGGCCGGTACCGCCGCCGCGGCGCCACTGCTGGGCCAGTCGGCCCTGGCCCAGCCCGGCTCCGGCGGTGACGCGGACGCACTGTTCAAGGCCGGGAAGTTCGACCAGGCCGGCCGCGCCTACGAGAAAATCCTGACCACCGATCCCGGCAACGCGCACGCCGCCCGCCAGCGCGGTTATGTGGGGCTGCTGTCCAACAATTTCCCGGACGCCGAGAAATACCTCACCACGGCCATCACCCTGGCACCCGACAACAGGGAGGCCAACCGGCTGCTGGCCGACTGCTACACCCGGCAGGACAAATTCGCCCTCGCCGCGCCGCGTTGCCAGGCAGCGGGCCAGGAATCCGCCGCCAAGTTGCTCGCGGCCTTCCGCGGCGAGCCGTACCAGATCCACGGTGACCTCGCCCGGCTGCCGTGGAAACAGCTCGACCCGGTTCCGCTGATGGAGGTCTCACTCAACGGCGGACCGCCGAAGAACCTCTCCTTCTACACCCGGGTCGCGCCCCTGACCCTGTCGGCGAAAGCGGCCGCCGACGCCGGACTGCAGGTCGTGTCCAAGGACCAGATCGAGTTCGAGGGCAAAATCCACTGGAGCTACTACGGGATCCTGGACTCCCTCAGACTGGGCGAGATCGAGCTGCGCAACATCCCCGTCCGCTGGTCCGACGGCGAAGCCCGCCACGGATCGGACGGACTGATCGGCACCTGGATCCTGTACCACTTCCTGACCACCATCGACTACGCCGGCCGAGCACTGATCCTGCGCCGCCGAACCCCCGAAACGGCAAGGAAAGTCCGCGCCGACGCCGAACGAGCGGGCGCCGAACCCCTGCCGCTGTGGCTGGCCCGCGAACATCTGCTGTTCAGCCGGGGCAGCGTCGTCGACTCCGGCCCCCGGGTGGCCGGCCTGAACATCGGCGGCTCCGGCGAGATGATGGCGGGCATGACCCAGGAAACGGCCAAGCAGCTACGGGTCCGCATCGACCACGACCGCCCACTGGAAACCTCGGCCGGCGGCCAGTTCCTCACCACCTATCCCTGTTACCCGAGGGAGGTACGCCTCGGCAACGCCACCGCCAGGGACAGCTACTGCTACGCCAACGACCAGCCCGCCCTCGGCCGCGAAGGCTTCGACGTCCTGGTCCACTTCTCGCACTCCTTCTACAAGCCGTACAACATCACCCTCGACTTCACCGCCATGACCGTCCACATCGCCCGAGGCAAATCCACCTAG